The following are encoded together in the Poseidonibacter lekithochrous genome:
- a CDS encoding RidA family protein translates to MNAINSTKAPSAIGPYSQAVEKDGFTFVSGQLPIDETTGEFAGDDIASQAKQSLENTKYILEEAGLQMKDVVKTTILLKDIEDFAVVNEIYGQYFEAPFPARATYEVSRLPKDALIEIESIAKK, encoded by the coding sequence ATGAACGCTATTAATTCAACAAAAGCACCAAGTGCAATCGGACCATATTCACAAGCAGTAGAGAAAGATGGATTTACATTTGTATCAGGACAATTACCAATAGATGAAACTACAGGTGAGTTTGCAGGAGATGATATTGCATCACAAGCAAAACAATCTTTAGAGAATACAAAATATATTTTAGAAGAAGCTGGATTACAAATGAAAGATGTTGTTAAAACTACTATTTTATTAAAAGATATAGAAGATTTTGCAGTAGTAAATGAAATTTATGGACAATATTTTGAAGCACCATTTCCAGCAAGAGCAACATATGAAGTTTCAAGACTACCAAAAGATGCTCTAATTGAAATAGAATCAATTGCAAAAAAATAA
- a CDS encoding rhodanese-like domain-containing protein: MNENMIYIFIALLAFLAYKKYSQYQVLKLVPDLLAQGGQIVDVRSEEEFASSSKDGSINIPLHSLKKRMNELDNKKPIILCCASGSRSGLAKRTLTAQGFENVHNVGTWRALRKF; the protein is encoded by the coding sequence ATGAACGAAAATATGATATATATATTTATTGCATTACTAGCTTTTCTAGCTTACAAAAAATATAGTCAATACCAAGTATTAAAACTTGTTCCAGATTTGCTAGCGCAAGGTGGACAAATAGTTGATGTTAGAAGTGAAGAGGAATTTGCCTCATCTTCAAAAGATGGAAGTATAAATATCCCATTACATTCACTTAAAAAAAGAATGAATGAGTTAGATAATAAAAAGCCTATAATTCTTTGTTGTGCAAGTGGAAGTAGAAGTGGTTTAGCAAAACGTACTTTGACAGCACAAGGTTTTGAGAATGTTCACAATGTAGGAACATGGAGAGCTCTTAGAAAGTTTTAG
- a CDS encoding rhodanese-like domain-containing protein gives MNEQIKHYEDKLKYEMDSWDLSVALKNNENVIVIDARASNAYKYERVPNAINIPHKTMNIDTTKDLDKDAVYISYCDGIGCNASTKGALNMAKLGFQVKELIGGLDWWIRDGHETHGENARKSTGVSCAC, from the coding sequence ATGAATGAACAAATAAAACACTATGAAGACAAGCTAAAATATGAGATGGATTCTTGGGATTTAAGTGTTGCATTAAAAAACAATGAAAATGTAATTGTTATAGATGCAAGAGCTTCAAATGCCTATAAATATGAAAGAGTTCCAAATGCTATTAATATACCTCATAAAACAATGAATATAGATACTACAAAAGATTTAGATAAAGACGCAGTATATATATCATATTGTGATGGAATAGGGTGTAATGCCTCAACAAAAGGCGCTTTAAATATGGCTAAACTTGGATTCCAAGTAAAAGAGCTTATTGGAGGACTTGATTGGTGGATTAGAGATGGTCACGAAACACACGGAGAAAATGCTAGAAAATCTACTGGTGTATCTTGTGCTTGTTAA
- a CDS encoding YciI family protein — protein sequence MFIVSLTYICDLKEVDNHLSSHVEYLEKQYEEGNFIASGRKVPRTGGIILSKLDSLEKLNKVLEKDPFYQNNLAKYDIQEFIPTMTSKDYENLKEE from the coding sequence ATGTTCATAGTATCATTAACATATATTTGTGATTTAAAAGAAGTTGATAATCATTTATCATCACATGTGGAATATTTAGAAAAACAATATGAAGAGGGTAATTTTATTGCTTCTGGGCGTAAGGTTCCAAGAACTGGTGGAATAATATTATCTAAACTTGATAGTCTTGAAAAACTAAATAAAGTTTTAGAAAAAGATCCTTTTTATCAGAATAATCTGGCAAAATATGATATTCAAGAGTTTATACCAACTATGACTTCGAAAGATTACGAAAATTTAAAAGAGGAATAA
- a CDS encoding PLP-dependent aminotransferase family protein produces the protein MYYLEQNSEIPLHIQLFKQIKEDILTNYKIDEKLPSIRKVASIYNLSKNTVESAYSQLVVEGYIDSIPKSGYVVIQNSLSDFSSQFPCDISNDMKEDEILYDFFPARLESSSFPLKIWKRLFNKNINDSLDFGAYRDRQGEYELRVQIAQYLNKSRAVKCNTEQIIIGNGFISSISLLALLLNDEHNSIAIEEPGYHVIRKVYENHNYKIDRIQVNKNGIDIEALEKTKSKLAYLTPSHQYPTGVAIPISNRLKILDWANKNDALIIEDDYDTELSYINRPIPSLQGLDNNQRVVYIGTFSKALSPSLRVSYMVLPNHLLEIYKEKFSYYDSGVSLMTQNTLASFIEQGYWDKHLRKIRTINKKKHNLLKSLLESKLKDSMKIVNQGGGLAILIQPTKELDYKKLEILAIKEKIKLHFAKPRCGDNWQALMMGFGGIKEKDLEKAIDLFSIIWYKCIKK, from the coding sequence ATGTATTACCTAGAACAAAATAGTGAAATACCTCTTCACATACAGCTTTTTAAACAAATAAAAGAAGATATATTAACAAACTATAAAATAGATGAAAAATTACCATCTATTAGAAAAGTAGCAAGTATTTATAATCTTAGTAAAAACACCGTAGAATCTGCCTATTCTCAATTAGTAGTAGAAGGATATATAGATAGTATTCCTAAAAGCGGATATGTTGTAATACAAAATAGTCTTAGTGATTTTAGCTCACAATTTCCTTGTGATATATCTAATGATATGAAAGAAGATGAAATACTTTATGATTTTTTTCCTGCTAGATTAGAAAGCTCTAGTTTTCCATTAAAAATATGGAAAAGGCTATTTAATAAAAATATTAATGACTCTTTAGATTTTGGAGCGTACAGAGATAGGCAAGGTGAATATGAACTAAGAGTTCAAATAGCACAATACCTAAACAAATCAAGAGCAGTTAAATGTAATACTGAACAAATTATTATAGGAAATGGATTTATTAGTTCAATTAGTTTATTAGCCCTACTTCTAAATGATGAACACAATAGTATAGCTATTGAAGAACCAGGATATCATGTAATAAGAAAAGTATATGAAAATCATAACTATAAAATAGACAGAATTCAAGTCAATAAAAATGGAATTGACATAGAAGCCTTAGAGAAAACAAAATCAAAACTAGCATATTTAACGCCATCACATCAATATCCAACAGGAGTAGCAATACCCATATCTAATAGATTAAAAATATTAGATTGGGCTAATAAAAACGATGCTTTGATTATTGAAGATGATTATGATACTGAACTTTCATATATTAATAGACCAATACCTTCTCTACAGGGTCTAGATAATAATCAAAGAGTTGTATATATTGGTACATTCTCAAAAGCCCTCTCCCCTTCTCTTAGAGTTTCATATATGGTTTTACCAAATCATTTACTTGAAATTTATAAAGAGAAGTTTTCTTATTATGATTCAGGAGTATCTTTAATGACTCAAAATACATTAGCAAGTTTTATAGAGCAAGGGTATTGGGATAAACATTTACGTAAAATAAGAACTATAAACAAAAAGAAACATAATCTTCTAAAATCTCTTTTAGAATCAAAACTAAAGGACAGTATGAAAATAGTTAATCAAGGTGGAGGTTTAGCAATATTAATACAGCCTACAAAAGAGTTAGATTATAAAAAACTTGAAATATTAGCAATAAAAGAAAAAATAAAATTACACTTTGCAAAACCTAGATGTGGTGATAATTGGCAAGCTCTAATGATGGGATTTGGAGGAATAAAAGAAAAAGACCTAGAAAAAGCAATAGATCTATTTTCTATAATTTGGTATAAATGTATTAAGAAATAA
- a CDS encoding helix-turn-helix transcriptional regulator codes for MNKHIKKFISIADFLGDVLGSNTEIILHDLTNYEESIVHIINGHISDRKIGDPVTDLVLEFIASESKGNKQFISNYNSKTIEGRLLYSSTYFIRDDNNEIVGALCLNSDYHEVKKSLSFLTSLLPNYVDDKILSINNIKENLNTDPQELTLSKIDAIINEFDVVPNRMTTDEKTNVITALNDCGVFNIRGSVQEVAKKLQMSEPSIYRYIKKIKS; via the coding sequence GTGAACAAACATATTAAAAAATTTATATCTATTGCAGATTTTTTAGGTGATGTACTAGGAAGTAATACAGAAATCATACTACATGACTTAACAAATTATGAAGAGTCAATTGTCCATATAATCAACGGTCACATCAGTGATAGAAAGATTGGCGACCCAGTAACTGACCTAGTTTTAGAGTTTATAGCAAGTGAATCTAAAGGTAATAAACAGTTTATCTCTAATTACAATTCTAAAACAATAGAAGGTAGACTTTTATACTCTTCTACATATTTTATCAGAGATGATAATAATGAAATTGTAGGGGCTTTATGTCTAAATTCTGATTATCATGAGGTTAAAAAGTCTTTATCATTCTTAACTTCTTTATTACCAAACTACGTAGATGATAAAATTTTATCAATCAATAATATAAAAGAAAACCTTAATACAGATCCACAAGAATTAACACTTAGTAAAATAGATGCAATAATAAATGAGTTTGATGTAGTTCCAAATAGAATGACAACAGATGAGAAAACAAATGTAATTACAGCACTAAATGACTGTGGTGTTTTCAATATTAGAGGTTCAGTGCAAGAAGTTGCAAAAAAATTACAGATGTCAGAACCTTCAATTTATAGGTATATTAAAAAAATAAAAAGTTAA
- a CDS encoding SMI1/KNR4 family protein codes for MNKEFDKFKQWLTHNYSDGLLDLNPPASDDEIKELTSTLGVELPEDFISVLKIHNGQKGEKAWLFDSQEFLSTHRIIEEFNTWKKLQVTKLQDKVSMPDDGVRSDWWNINWIPFTSDGCGDHYCIDLNPNSSGTKGQIITLWFESPEREIVSTSFSQWFEEYLEELNTGNLVYSKEYNSIVHKDEL; via the coding sequence ATGAATAAAGAATTTGACAAGTTCAAACAGTGGCTTACTCACAATTATAGTGATGGTTTATTAGATTTGAATCCTCCTGCAAGTGATGATGAAATAAAAGAACTTACATCTACTCTTGGGGTTGAATTACCAGAAGATTTTATAAGTGTACTAAAAATACATAATGGTCAAAAAGGCGAAAAAGCTTGGCTTTTTGACTCACAAGAGTTTTTATCAACTCATCGTATTATTGAAGAGTTTAATACTTGGAAAAAACTACAAGTAACAAAACTTCAAGATAAAGTCTCAATGCCTGATGATGGAGTTAGAAGTGACTGGTGGAATATAAATTGGATACCATTTACAAGTGATGGTTGTGGCGATCACTATTGTATTGATTTAAACCCAAACTCTTCAGGAACAAAAGGTCAAATTATTACATTATGGTTTGAATCACCTGAGAGAGAAATAGTATCTACTAGCTTTTCACAGTGGTTTGAAGAGTATCTAGAAGAATTAAATACAGGTAATCTTGTGTATTCAAAAGAGTACAACTCTATAGTTCATAAAGATGAATTATAA
- a CDS encoding helix-turn-helix transcriptional regulator, whose product MNQHIKRFITIADFLGEVLGSNTEIILHDLTNYEESIVYIINGHISNRKIGGRPTDLILEFIAAESEGNKQFISNYNSKSIEGKLLYSSTYFIRDDDNKIVGALGLNSDYHEVKKSLSFLTSLLPNYVDDKVLSLNNIKENLNTDPQELTLNKIDAILNEFDIVPNRMTTDEKTEVITALNDCGVFNIRGSVQEVASKLQMSEPSIYRYIKKIKS is encoded by the coding sequence TTGAATCAACATATCAAAAGATTTATTACAATTGCAGACTTCTTAGGGGAAGTGCTAGGAAGTAATACAGAAATAATACTACATGATTTAACTAACTATGAAGAATCAATCGTTTATATAATAAATGGACATATAAGTAATAGAAAAATAGGTGGACGTCCTACTGATTTAATTTTAGAATTTATTGCAGCTGAGTCTGAGGGAAATAAACAATTTATATCTAATTACAACTCAAAAAGTATAGAAGGAAAACTTTTATATTCATCTACATATTTTATTAGAGATGACGATAATAAAATAGTCGGAGCTTTGGGTTTAAATTCTGATTACCATGAAGTGAAAAAATCATTATCATTTTTAACTTCATTACTTCCAAATTATGTTGATGATAAAGTTTTATCACTTAATAATATAAAAGAAAACCTAAATACAGATCCACAAGAGCTAACACTTAATAAAATTGATGCAATTTTAAATGAATTTGATATTGTTCCAAATAGAATGACAACAGATGAAAAAACAGAAGTAATTACAGCACTAAATGACTGTGGGGTATTTAATATTAGAGGTTCAGTACAAGAAGTAGCTTCTAAACTACAAATGTCCGAACCATCTATTTATAGATATATCAAAAAAATTAAAAGCTAA
- a CDS encoding pyridoxamine 5'-phosphate oxidase family protein, producing MRKVYEIKDEELIKNILENTEFGTLAICMDNKPYSVPLNFVEINGEIFIHGAKKGKKIEIMNNNNNASFSVVESYSLLPSYFSTDDGRASPATHMFKSIILDGHIEFIEDYDVKANALEMLMQKYQKEGGYKALTDVIYKKIINATCIYKLVPSQSSAKFHLGQDYNEQRFARVKEHLLKRGTKKDLDTLKLMESLRV from the coding sequence ATGAGAAAAGTTTATGAGATAAAAGATGAAGAGTTAATAAAAAATATTTTAGAAAATACAGAGTTTGGAACACTAGCAATTTGTATGGATAATAAACCTTATTCTGTTCCTTTAAACTTTGTGGAAATAAATGGAGAGATATTTATACATGGAGCAAAAAAAGGTAAAAAAATAGAAATTATGAATAACAATAATAATGCAAGTTTTTCAGTCGTTGAGTCTTATTCTTTATTACCATCATATTTTAGTACAGATGATGGGAGAGCAAGCCCTGCAACACATATGTTTAAATCTATTATATTAGATGGTCATATTGAATTCATAGAAGATTATGATGTAAAAGCAAATGCCTTAGAAATGTTAATGCAAAAGTACCAAAAAGAGGGCGGATACAAAGCTTTAACTGATGTTATATACAAAAAGATAATAAATGCAACATGTATTTATAAATTAGTTCCATCTCAAAGTAGCGCTAAATTTCATTTAGGACAGGATTATAATGAACAAAGATTTGCAAGAGTAAAAGAGCATCTTTTAAAAAGAGGAACAAAAAAAGATTTAGATACTTTAAAATTAATGGAAAGCCTAAGAGTATAG
- a CDS encoding leucine-rich repeat-containing protein kinase family protein: MQTLEQLNNDELKGIKQLTISEDLCEFPQKIFELADSLEMLDLSNNKLTHIPNLEKLTNLKIAFFSYNLFTELPNAFKNCKNLYMLGLKGNQIEVIKEDILPHSISWLILTDNKIKTLPNSIGDLTKLQKFPLAGNLLTTLPNSMQNCKNLELLRLSANNLKEIPSWLLNLPKLSWLAFSGNDCSVQPQVDLEKASLEKLQIQEQLGEGASGMIYKAFCSTQKKDVALKLFKGAITSDGYAVDEMNTYMSIGKHNNLINVIAKIDEDEKLGLLLDLIPKSYENLGFPPNFDTCTRDTFANNHTMTSKSIYEVVKHIQSAAIHLHEKNLMHGDLYAHNILINEDNHCYLGDFGASSFYDNKAYEKIEVRAFGCLIDDLLNICSDKENTCFETLRTVSQTCMNEDVNSRPLFNEINF, encoded by the coding sequence ATGCAAACACTTGAACAATTAAACAATGATGAATTAAAAGGCATCAAACAACTTACTATTTCAGAAGATTTATGTGAATTTCCTCAAAAAATATTTGAACTAGCAGATAGTTTGGAAATGTTAGATTTAAGTAATAATAAGCTTACACATATACCAAATCTAGAAAAACTTACTAATCTGAAAATTGCTTTTTTTTCATACAATCTTTTTACAGAACTACCAAATGCTTTTAAAAACTGTAAAAATTTATATATGTTGGGACTTAAAGGTAATCAAATTGAAGTTATTAAAGAGGATATTTTACCTCATAGTATTTCATGGCTTATTTTAACTGATAATAAAATCAAAACACTTCCAAACTCTATTGGTGATTTAACTAAACTTCAAAAATTTCCATTAGCAGGAAACCTTTTAACAACTTTACCTAATAGTATGCAAAACTGTAAAAACTTAGAGTTATTAAGATTATCAGCTAATAATTTAAAAGAGATTCCTTCTTGGCTTCTTAATCTTCCAAAGCTTTCATGGTTGGCATTTTCAGGTAATGATTGTTCTGTTCAACCACAAGTTGATTTAGAAAAAGCTTCTTTAGAAAAACTACAGATTCAAGAGCAATTAGGTGAGGGCGCTTCCGGTATGATATATAAAGCCTTTTGCTCAACACAAAAAAAAGATGTAGCTCTTAAACTTTTTAAAGGGGCAATTACTAGCGATGGTTATGCTGTTGATGAAATGAATACATATATGTCAATAGGAAAACACAATAATCTTATTAATGTTATTGCAAAAATTGATGAGGATGAAAAACTAGGGCTTTTACTTGATCTTATTCCTAAAAGTTATGAAAACTTAGGTTTCCCACCAAACTTTGATACTTGTACTAGAGATACTTTTGCTAATAACCATACAATGACAAGTAAAAGTATTTATGAAGTAGTAAAACATATTCAATCAGCTGCAATTCATTTACATGAAAAAAATCTTATGCATGGAGATTTATATGCTCACAATATTTTAATAAATGAAGATAATCACTGTTATTTAGGTGACTTTGGGGCAAGTAGTTTTTATGATAATAAAGCTTATGAAAAAATTGAAGTTCGTGCTTTTGGATGTTTAATTGATGATTTACTTAACATTTGTTCTGATAAAGAGAATACTTGTTTTGAGACTTTGCGAACTGTTTCACAAACTTGTATGAATGAAGATGTAAATTCAAGACCTTTATTTAATGAGATTAATTTTTAA
- a CDS encoding class I SAM-dependent methyltransferase — protein sequence MIRKINLKTGVLNIMQNLTELMEKIINEESIIYAVFSGVKNKSEKTFNKVTIKKVTIKDEVKHQFEYIYDKNVEHKNLDNDETFVEMYNLTKTYFKQVLINTVDADYHILISKKGEANIKKKAASKKAEIASHNRKKKYILNEGELTPFLIELGIMTKQGKIVNAKYDKFKQINRYLELVADCIPYLDKNKTIRIIDFGCGKAYLTFALYDYLVLKMGYNVEIVGLDLKENVIEFCSNLAKKLNFDDLRFEQGDIKGFDQFTDVDMVISLHACNTATDEALAKAVNWGANVILAVPCCQHEFLKKIKNEKMIPMMKYGIIKEKLATLLTDSVRANVLEIMGYRTQVLEFIDMEHTPKNVMIRAFFEDNTNIKKTVNQYKEFKNEWQISPYIEEAFGESLTSKLD from the coding sequence ATGATACGAAAAATAAATCTAAAAACAGGAGTTTTAAACATTATGCAGAACCTAACTGAATTAATGGAAAAAATAATCAACGAAGAAAGCATAATTTATGCGGTTTTTAGTGGCGTAAAAAATAAATCAGAGAAAACTTTCAATAAAGTAACTATCAAAAAAGTAACTATCAAAGATGAAGTAAAACACCAGTTTGAGTATATCTATGATAAAAATGTAGAACATAAGAACTTAGACAATGATGAGACTTTTGTTGAAATGTATAATCTAACTAAAACATATTTTAAACAAGTACTTATAAACACTGTAGATGCTGATTATCATATACTAATTAGTAAAAAAGGTGAGGCAAATATAAAGAAAAAAGCTGCAAGTAAAAAAGCTGAAATTGCATCACATAATAGAAAGAAAAAATACATTCTAAATGAAGGTGAATTAACACCTTTCTTAATAGAACTTGGAATCATGACTAAACAAGGAAAAATCGTAAATGCTAAATACGATAAGTTCAAACAAATCAATCGTTATTTAGAACTAGTTGCTGATTGTATTCCCTATTTAGATAAAAACAAAACTATTAGAATTATTGATTTTGGATGTGGAAAAGCATATCTTACTTTTGCTTTATATGATTATCTTGTTTTAAAAATGGGATATAACGTAGAGATTGTAGGTCTTGATTTAAAAGAGAATGTTATTGAATTCTGTTCTAACTTAGCTAAGAAACTAAACTTTGATGATTTAAGATTTGAGCAAGGGGATATTAAAGGTTTTGATCAATTTACAGATGTAGATATGGTTATCTCACTTCATGCTTGTAATACTGCAACTGATGAAGCTTTAGCAAAAGCTGTAAACTGGGGAGCAAATGTTATTTTAGCAGTGCCTTGTTGTCAACATGAATTCCTAAAGAAAATCAAAAATGAAAAAATGATTCCTATGATGAAATATGGAATTATCAAAGAAAAACTTGCAACTTTACTAACTGATAGTGTAAGAGCAAATGTATTAGAAATTATGGGTTATAGAACACAAGTATTAGAGTTTATTGATATGGAACATACACCTAAAAATGTAATGATTAGAGCATTCTTTGAAGATAATACAAATATTAAAAAGACAGTAAATCAATATAAAGAGTTCAAAAACGAATGGCAAATTTCTCCATATATTGAAGAAGCATTTGGTGAGAGTCTAACTAGTAAGTTAGATTAA
- a CDS encoding ester cyclase, whose product MNTIQKIAKQFFEACEEGKGWDECSSYCLPDATFSSQTIVLAEISTLEEYTEWMKGLFTPIPDGNHEVKFFAADEEQKSVLAFAVFHGTQTGEGGPVPPTGNSISADYVYHIEFEGKRIKHMTKIWNDSISLQQLGWA is encoded by the coding sequence ATGAACACAATTCAAAAAATAGCAAAACAGTTTTTTGAGGCATGTGAAGAAGGAAAAGGCTGGGATGAATGTAGTTCATACTGTCTTCCTGATGCTACATTCTCATCACAAACTATTGTATTAGCGGAAATATCTACTCTTGAAGAATATACTGAATGGATGAAAGGTTTATTTACTCCTATTCCAGATGGTAATCATGAAGTGAAGTTTTTTGCTGCTGATGAAGAACAAAAATCAGTACTAGCTTTTGCAGTTTTTCATGGTACTCAAACTGGTGAGGGAGGTCCTGTGCCACCAACTGGTAATAGTATTAGTGCTGATTATGTTTATCATATAGAATTTGAGGGTAAACGTATAAAACATATGACAAAAATATGGAATGATTCCATAAGTCTTCAACAGCTTGGATGGGCTTAG
- a CDS encoding Rdx family protein produces the protein MPEASRLEEELKGNFSDINIKLNEGSGGIFKVIIDDTVIFDKLDVEHRFPNDGEIIERIDKL, from the coding sequence TTGCCAGAAGCTTCTAGGTTAGAAGAGGAATTAAAAGGTAATTTTTCAGATATAAACATAAAATTAAATGAAGGCTCAGGTGGTATTTTCAAAGTGATTATTGATGATACTGTTATTTTTGATAAGTTAGATGTAGAACATAGATTTCCAAATGATGGGGAAATTATTGAAAGAATAGATAAGTTATAA